GGTATGTGGGAGTTTGTTTCATACACCAAAGTTTGTGAAGGTAAATATTCTACCTGGTTTATTTTTATGACTTAGTAATTGAGAATTTGACAATAGCGTTATACCTTTCCCCTGAGATTTACAAATCTGTACCTAGCATTCCTCCTCATATAGGCATTCAGTAAAcgataagtgaaataaaaagtgaatgaaaaaataatatcctTAATGATCAGggcatttctgtaaaaaaataaactcttttatTTCCTCCCAGGGTCGTCAGACTCCAAAACATATTTCTGAAAGTCTGGGAGCTGAGGTGGATCCTGATATGTCTTGGTCAAGTTCTTTAGCTACACCACCCACCCTTAGTTCTACTGTGCTCATAGGTAATAATAGCAAATGTATATTTACAAGAAAGAGCAGAGGAGGTTGATAATTGTCATCTCTAATacttctgttaaaaagaaaatatgaaaagaaaatattagataaTGTCTTTGATAATTGTGTTAGCAGTTGAcaataattttattctattaagTGTAGATTGggataaatacaaatacattaaGTGGTAGTCTGTCCACCGGGGTCAAGCATTATGTTTTAGTACGATGTGATTAATGTAGAATAGCTTACAAATATTCCTTTACTGGCCCATACAAGCATTTAAGAGGCAGTATTTGgtgtgactgtttttttttttttttttacagatgatTGTGGTAATTAGGGCATTAAAGCAGCATTAAATaagcttttgttttctctacttAAATGTGTTCTAAGGTCTGTATTGCCAGTAGTACTGAGTTGAGGTCTTAAATTTCACAAGTGTAAATTACACAACTATGTGATAAACTGCAATAtttaatttatccattcattaaacTGTAAACTATTTGCAGTCTCACCATAGTTTCTGTTACTAGGATCTAGAAATATTTCCAATTgtaggctggttgcagtggctcacgcctgtgataccaacactttgggaggctgagaagggcagatcacatgaggccaggagtttgagaccagcctgtacaacgtagtgaaaccctgtctctattaaaaatacaaaaattagccaggtgtggtagaacacacccgtaatcccagctacttgggggctgaggcaagagaattgcttgaacccgggaggcagaggttgcagtgagccgagattgtgccactgcactccagcctgggtgacagggaggctgagacaggaggatcacgaggtcaggagatcgagaccatcctggctaacatggtgaaaccccatctctactaaaaatagaaaaaattagctgggcgtggtggcagatacctgtagtcccagctacccaggaggctgaggcaggaggatggtgtgaacctgggaggcgaatcttgtagtgatctgagatcacgccattgcactccagcctgtgcgacagtgcaagactccatctcaaaaaaaaaaaaccaaaaaaactttcTGTTATAAAACTACTTattgtgcgacagagcgagactccgtctcaaaaaaaaaaatacttcctgTTATAAAACTACTTAAAGATctcggagtagctgagatttggCTAATCATGACTTAGTATTTGAAAagttgtgactttttttttttttttaattgagacaaggttcttctctgttgcccaggctggagtgcagtggcatagtcgcagttcactgcagcctcaacctcccaggctcaattaaTCTTTCTACCtcttagccttccaagtatctgggactacaggtaccatGCCACCAGTGTACTAccagtcctggctaattttttttgtattttttgtaaaggtgggccctgccatgttgcccacacttgtctcaaattcctgagctcaagcagccaccacacccacctgtgaccattcttttttatttttatgagataataaacatataagtttaaataaatatctgtaaataaatatgattataGTACAAACAAGTATTTGGAAGTTCATCTAAACAAACGCATCACAGTTTATAGGCAAAGGATGAAAGATTGaataataatgggaaaaaaagtaagtattcattaatattctttttctttttttgttttgaggcagagtctcgctctgttgctcaagctggagttcagtggtgccatctcggctcactgcaaactctgccttccgggttcaagcaattttcctgcctcagactcctgagtagctgggattacaggcacccaccaccacacccaactaatttttgtatttttagtggagagggagTTTCACTGGGTTGGCCAGtgtgttctcgaactcctgacctcaagtgatctgcccgtctcagccacatttttttttctaagaagatACTGGGCCAGATCATTGTTTCTCAATTTGCAGATTATGACCTATTAATAGTTGTGAAACTTATTTTGTGAGTCATATCtgctctttttaaatgtaatgaaaattCTGAGTACATCACGTAGTTAgggtttagaaaataaaaaatacagtataccTAGTTAAATTTAGACTTCAGATTAACAGCGAATAATTTTGAGACATACTTAACACTAAAAAATTATtcgttgtttatctgaaattcaaatttaatgagGTGTCTTGTATTTTATCCAGAAGTCCTACACACAGTAAAGTTTGTTTTGTAAAACGTTTTTACTTGACCGTTGTGTGCCCATGTATGTGTGCAGtcataaagtgtgtgtgtgtgtgtgtgtgtgtgtgtgtgtgtgtatatgtataactAGGTTGTACTCAAAGCCCGAGCTTAATTTATTCCCAAACCagtattatattttgtttattctagCAAAATAACATTCTATTTTGATTCATCTTTAGCCGGGAGTAAACCCTATTCTGTTGCTTAGATGAAATAATATGgataaaatcattttgaaaagacGTGTTTAACATACAGTATGCCTTTAGGCTTTAATATTATCTAAATGAATGTTAAAGTCTCCAAGCTTTAGCTTTTAAGTCATAACCTCACAACATCATCTGATTTTCCAATTCATTGTGGACAGTATTACCATAAAGTAATGATCACTAAGCCATATCTTACCACCTTGTGAGTAGTACGAAGGAAGGAAGTATAGTTTATTCACTGTGTTGACTGACCTTTCTAGTTACTATACTTGAGTACTTGAATCAATTCATTTTGTTTCAAATGTGTCACGTAATCAAATAGTAGATGTGCTTTTTGATGTCTGACAAAAAATGAGTTTTTGCATTCTAGTGATAATATACAATACACATAAATTTTTGTCTTGCAGTCAGAAATGAGGAAGCATCTGAAACTCTATTTCCTCATGATACTACTGCTGTAAGTAAATATGACAAATTGATTAGACTGTTGAAACTGCTAACAATTTTGGAATGCCTTGttaaattatttatcttaaaatttttaatttcctaatCTGTAATTTATCTAAGCCTTTGAAAAAGTCTCTAAACCTGATGCTATATGTGATTTtacctttctgtgaaactctgCTGTCTCTGTTTAAGTtgcatatatacaatatatacagtaGTCCTGTCTTATTCATGGGGTATACATTCCAATATcccccagtgaatgcctgaaaccTTAGATAGTACCGAACCCTATacgtatattaaaaatatgtgtagtatttatgtatatatacctataatctttttttctataaGCACGTACcctgtgataaagtttaattcataaattaggcacagtaagagattaacaagaactaataataaaatagaacaattataacaaaatagcgtaataaaagttatgtgaatgttttgtctctctgtctcaaaataccTTATTGTTCTGTACTCGTGTGGCAGCAGCTTCATCAGcagatgaatataaaaataaaaatttttatatttttcagtccAAACCTATTCTTGAATCTGTGTAACATTCCCTTACTTGCAGTAAATGGCTTGGTATCATTTGTTTCAGGAGATCCCTTGCCAAAGTTTTCGTATAGGCTCTATGCTTTCTGGCATAATGTGTAGCTGTCAATCAAAACAATCTGTTCATGTTTTCTACCCACAAATGTAataccttttttatttctatggtgCACTGTGTGgccataacttttgcagtttgagctGTGACAGGAAAACCAGCTCATATGTCTTCCTCCTTCACAATCTCACAGATAGATTTGTTCTTACCATAGATTTtgcagtacatttttttttccttaagtcgAGAACTTTCACTGTTTCaattaaaggaagcactttatggcttctTTCTGGCATATTTGAATTGCCAGCATCATTAcacttgtgctttggggccattgttaagtaaaataagggtgacttgaacacaagcactgtggtACCACAATAGCCGATCTGATAACCAAGACTACTAAGTGAGTAACAGGTGAGTCCCATATACAGCCTGGATACTAtcgctggacaaagggatgattcatgtcccaAGTGGGATGGAGCAAGATGGTGCaagttttttttctccatttccattttcctttcctaAGATTTCCACATCGTAATGGtgcaagatttcatcacactactcaggatggcacacaatttaaaacttattgcttacttctggaattttccattaaaaatttttgGACCTAGTTTGATTGCAGGTAACTGAAATCACCAaaagtgaaaccatggataaggggggactactacTATATTTGCATTGAGAGTTTTTATACTAGTGATTTTTAAACTATACTTTTTGCAGAATGTGAAAAGCTCTTTTTCTAACCATGATAAAAGTCTGAAGAAAAATGATAGATGTATCCCTTCTGTGACAGACAGTGAAAACACAAATCAAAGAGAAGCTACAAGTCATAGTAAGTCCTCTGTTTAGTTGAACTacagttttttgttattgttttgggtttttttttttgagatggagccttgcgcTGTCACCCataatctcagtttactgcaacctctgcctcccgtgcttaggcgattctcctgcctcagcttcccaagtagctgggattacaagcatgcactaccacgcccgactactttttgtatttttagtagagatgacatttcaccatgttggccaagctggtctcaaatgggcataagccaccgtgcccagcttgaaCTACTGTTTTTAATTGGCACCATTGAAGGATTGCTCCTCTTTTcttaaagagaaaatacattacttttcctttcttgacTACTGAAGTAGTGTTTTATCTTAAAGTATTGAGAGTAGAAACTAACTtgatgtgcctgtgatcccagctactcaggaggctgaggtgggaggatcgcttaagcccagggggtcaaggttgcagtgagctgtgtttgtgccactgcactcccacctgggcgacagagtgagaccctgtctcaatggaaaaaaagagaaactaattTGATTTCCATGACGGTATTTAAATACCGTATAAGATAGTGCTGTTCAATATGTGGTTGTGACACAAAAACAAAGCCTATTGAAAATTTTCAGAGACAGTAAGATATATAATTAACAAAATCTGagcttttttttctaattagaaaGTAAATGTGGTTTAGATATACCATAGTTTACCTAATCAGGTCATGGATTATTGCACTTTTCttagtatgtgtgtatgtttgtataacTGTAGGATTTGATATCTGTTTTTGCCTGTGGtatcatgtatgtatgtatatgcatatgtaaagtCAGATTTACCCTTATACGGCCACAAAATTGATTTGGAACATCTGTTTTGATAGGTCTTAGaatatttaattgtatatatGGTAAGATTAGGTGAGTTTTAATTGTGTAGAACTGCTAAAGAAAGATTTTTAGGGATTGTTGTATGAATAAAAGGCTTTAGGTTCATTGGAATCAGGGGAATCAGGCTTTACTAGGAGAACAGGAGAAGGGGTGActagccaaaaaataaaatgccaagtaCTCACAATAACCCTTTAAATACTGACATGTAATATTAAGTATATTCTACATATACTTTTTCTATGAGAAAGGTTATGAGAATAATGTAAATTATATGGCTTATAAAATGTCATTAATGTGCTTCTGTTTTATACTTTAACAGGATTTGGAAGAACATTAGGGAATTCATTTAAAGTAAATAGCTGCAAAGACCACATTGGAAAGTCAATGCCAAATGTCCTAGAAGATGAAGTATATGAAACAGTTGTAGATACCTCTGAAGAAGATagtttttcattatgtttttctAAATGTAGAACAGGAAATCTACAAAAAGTAAGAACTAGCAagactaggaaaaaaattttCCATGAAGCAAACGCTGATGAATGTGAAAAATCTAAAAaccaagtgaaagaaaaatactcaTTTGTATCTGAAATGGAATCAAGTGATACTGATCCATTAGATTCAAATGTAGCAAATCAGAAGCCCTTTGAGAGTGGAAGTGACAAAATCTCCAAGGAAGTTGTACCATCTTTGGCCTGCGAATGGTCTCAACTAACCCTTTCAGGTCTAAATGGAACCCAGATGGAGAAAATACCCCTATTGCATATTTCTTCTTGTGaccaaaataattcagaaaaagacCTATTAAAcacagagaatgaaagaaagaaagattttcttACTTCAGAGAATTCTTTGCCACATATTTCTAGCCTACCAAAATCAGAGAAGCCATTAAATGAGGAAACAGTGGTAAATAAGAGAGATGAAGAGCAGCATCTTGAATCTCACAGAGACTACATTCTTGCAGTAAAGCAGGCAGTATCTGAAACTTCTCCAATGGCTTCTTCATTTCAGGGTATCAAAAAGTCTATATTCAGAATAAGAGAATCACCTAAAGAGACTTTCAATGCAAGTTTTTCAGGTCATGTGACTGAtccaaactttaaaaaagaaactgaagcctCTGAAAGTGGACTGGAAATACATACTGTTTGCTCACGGAAGGATGACTCCTTATGTCCAAATTCAATTGATAATGGAAGCTGGCCAGCTGCCACCACACAGACTTCTGTAGCTTCGAAGAATGCAGGTTTAATATctactttgaaaaagaaaacaaataagtttATTTATGCTATACGTGATGAAACATcttatcaaggaaaaaaaataccgAAAGACCAAAAATCAGAACTAATGAACTGTTCAGCCCAATTTGAAGCAAATGCTTTTGAAGCACCACTTACATTTGCAAATGCTGATTCAggtacctttctctttttttatttttttttttgagtaaataatacatatagttttatagatgatgattccttatgtgtttttttgtgctttttaaaatcttcgTATCTTATATTTAATCTTAGGCATTGTCTGTATGCATTattgtttaggtctttaattaCCAGTGTTTAGAATCAGGTCACTCAAACATGGTAGATAAGTTTGCATAGTATGTATATATCCGTCACTCTTGAGACagctttattttaagttctagggtacatgtgcaggacgtgcaggtttgttacataggtaaacgtgtgccatgttggtttgctgcacctgtcaacccttcacctaagtattaagcccaacatgtattaactatttttcctgatgctctccctcccccagcacacCCCACCTCCAGACAGACcgtagtgtgtgttgttcccctccctgtgtccgtgtgttctcattgttcagctcccacttatgagtgagaacatgtgatgtttggttttctgttcctgcattagtttgcttaggataatggcttccaactccatccatgtccctgcaaaggacatgatcttgttccttttatggctgcatggtattccatggtgtatagtttcacattttctttatctagtctgtcactgatgggcatttgggttgattccatgtctgtgctattgtgaatagtgctgcggcgaacatacatgtgaatgtatctttataatagaatgatttttattcctttggtatatacccagtaatgagattgctgagttagatggtatttctggttctaagtctttgaggaattgccacactgtcttccacaatggttgaactaatttacattccagcCAACAACTTGAGACAGTTTTTGATTCATAAACATTCAGAGCTTGGCTAGCTAATTCctgctttaatttaaaaagtgtttattatACACAAATTGGACAACTCTATAAATATGTGTTGGTATTTACTATGTATTTTTCTCTAAAGCATGTTAAAAAAATTAGGCTAGATatagtggctaatgcctgtaatcttagcactttgggaggctaaggcaggaggatcacttgtggtcaggagtttaagaacaccctgggcaacttagcaagaccccatctctacaaaatatttaaaatacccaggcatggtggcatgcttctGATGTTGTAGCTACCCAGGATGCTCAGATGGGagcatctcttgagcccaagtgactgaggctgcagtgaaccaaaattgtaccagtgtactccagcctgggctacaaaatGAGACgttgtcccaaaaaaaaaaaaaaaaaaaaaaggtagtactAGCTAAATTTAATGTAGGCCGGTTCTAAAATAAtgatttgttgctgttgttgttacataattttcttaaatattttgaagattgCGTACTGTTATTGCTCTATTTCGGCATCTCTACGGTGTAACTCTGTCCTCTTTGTTGTTACAACTGTTCACTTAGCAACTAAACTGTATGTTTACAAAGTGATTTTATCTACCTATGAGAAGATTTTAATGAATAGCTCAGTGAATAGTAGAGTTGGTGAGACCAGAGTACAGAACTGTTTGAAGTTTGGGTTAAATTTTTAGAGGAAAATGTTTGATACTATGCATATCATAGTTAAAGCCAATGAAAAAGTTAATataggccagacgcggtggctcatgcctataatcccagcactttgggaggccaaggcaggcagatcacttaaggtcaagagttcgagaccagcctggtcaacatggtaaaaccccatctctattaaaaaaacaaaaactatccagatgtggtggcatgtgcctataatccctgctactctggaggctaaggcaggagaatcacttgaacctgggagatggaggttgcaatgagctgagatcacaccactgcactccagcctaggtgacagagcgagactcccatctcaaaaaaaaaaagagctaatacATGTGAtcactgatgaaataaatgtgatcactgatgaaataaaatgcaattaaGAACTGGTGAGTAGAAAATTCAGAGGGTCAAGAAATTTAACAGAGCAGTTGAACTCATTTGCCTTTATCATTGAGATTAGGTCATCTTTCAGGCTTTTAGTATATGgaccctgtttttaaaaattgtggttttgtttttttcaatgtgaaaaaattaagaaaattgttaCTTTTCTAATTCCTTTTCTATGCCTTGCTTTTCTGTTCACACCTGTATTAATAGCAAtgaaattttttcaattttattttccaataaaaattactttgagTTTTGTTTATGGTAGCTAGCTACTTCCTTGACCTCGATACTAATTTTGATTGAGTTGGTacctgttattaaaaaaaaaacttagttctAATTTATCTTTAGCTAAAAAATGTAATAACTAAAACATGGAGCATATTTAGGATTCTTTCTGCTTTAAATTTGACATTCACTTATTCTCATGTAATTTGTGTTTTGAACACtaccctttttatttatttttattttttagagactgtCTCATTCTTttacctagtctggagtgcactggtgtgatctcagctcaccgtagcctcaacctcctgggctcaagcagtccttgcacctcaccctcccgagtagctggtaccacatgcatacaccaccacacccagctaatttttatttttcttagagtcatggtctcgctatgttgcaggctagtctcgaactcctgggctcaagcagtcttcctgcctcagcctcccaaaagtgctgagattacaggcatgagccaccgtgcccaaacACTACCTTTTTAACTTAGtgaaaaatatttagtgaatgtGATTGATGGTACTTTAATTTTGTCactttgtgtttttatgtttaggtttatttcattcttctgtcAAAAGAAGCTGTTCACAGAATTATTCTGAAGAACCAACTTTGTCCTTAACCAGCTCTTTTGGGACAATTCTGAGGAAATGTTCTAGAAATGAAACATGTTCTTCTAATAATACAATAATCTCTCAGGATCTTGATTATAAAGAAGCAAAATGTAATAAGGAAAAACTACAGTTATTTATTACCCCAGAGGCTCATTCTCTGTCGTTTCTGCAGGAAGGGCAGTATGAAAATGATCCAAAAAGCAGAAAAGTTTCAGATATAAAAGAAGAGGTCTTGGCTGCAGCACATCACCCAGTACAACATTCAAAAGCAGAATATAGTGATACTGACTTTCAATCCCAGAAAAGTCCTTTATATGACCATGAAAATGCCAGCACTCTTATTTTAACTCCTACTTCCAAGGATGTTCTGTCAAACCTAGTCATGATTTCTAGAGGCAAAGAGTCATACAAAATGTCAGACGAGCTCAAAGGTAACAATTATGAGTCTGATTTTGAACTAACCAAAAATATTCCCATGGAAAAGAATCAAGATGTATGTGCTTTAAGTGAAAATTCTAAACATGTTGAGCTGTTGCCACCTGAAAAATACATAAGAGTAGCATCACCTTCAAGAAAGGTACAATTCAACCAAAACACAAATCTAAGAGTAATCCAAAAAGATCAAGAAGAGACTACTTTAATTCCAAAAATAACTGTCAATCCAGACTCTGAAGAACTTTTCTCAGACAATGAGAATAATTTTGTCTTCCAAGTAGCTAATGAAAGGAATAATTTTGCTTTAGGAAATACTAAGGAACTTCATGAAACAGACTTGACTTGTGTAAATGAACCCATTTTCAAGAACTCTACCATGGTTTTATATGCAGACATAGGTGATAAACAAGCAACCCAAGTGTCGATTAAAAAAGATTTGGACTCATCAAATATAGTTTATGATCTTGCAGAGGAGAACAAAAATAGTGTAAAGCAGCATCTAAAAATGACTCTAGGTCAAGATTTACAACCGGACATCTTGAATATAGATAAAATTCCAGACAAAAATAATGATTGCATGGACAAATGGGCAGGACCCTTAGATCCAATTTCAAATCACAGTTTTGGAGGTACTTTCAGAACAGCTTCAAATAAGGAAATCAAGGTCTCTGAACATAACATTAAGAAGAGCAAAATGTTCTTCAAAGATATTGAAGAACAGTATCCTACTAGTTTAGCTTGTGATGAAATTGTAAATACCTTGGCGTTAGATAATCAAAAGAAACTGAGCAAGCCTCAGTCAATTAATACTGTATCTGCACATTTACAGAGCAGTGTAGTTGTTTCTGATTGTAAAAATAGTCATATAACCCCTCAGATGTCATTTTCAAAGCAGGATTTTAATTCAAACCATAACTTAACACCtagccaaaaggcagaaattaCAGAACTTTCTACTATATTAGAAGAATCGGGAAGTCAGTTTGAATTTACTCAGTTTAGAAAACCAAGCTACATATTGCAGAAGAATACATTTGAAGTGCCTGAAAACCAGGTGACTATCTTAAATACTACTTCTGAGGAAAACATAGAGGCTGGTCTTGTCATAATGAATGCCCCATCGATTGGTCAGGTAGACAGCAGCAAGCAATTTGAAGGTACAGTAGGAATTAAACAAAAGTTTGCTGGCTTGTTGAAAAATGACTGTAACAAAAGTGCTTCTGGTTATTTAACAGATGAAAATGAAGTGGAGTTTAGGGGCTTTTATTCTGCTCATGGCGTAAAACTGAATGTTTCTACTGAAGCTCTGCAAAAAGCTGTGAAACTGTTCAGTGATATTGAGAATATTAGTGAGGAAACTTCTGCAGAAGTAGATCCAATAAGTTTATCTTCAAGTAAATTTCATGATTCTGTTGTTTCAATGTTTAAGATAGAAAATCATAATGATAAAACtgtaagtggaaaaaataaatgccaactgatattacaaaataatattgaaatgaCTACTGGGACTTTTGTTGAAGAAATTACTGAAAATTACAAGATAAATACtgaaaatgaagataacaaaTATACTGCTGCCAGTAGAAATTCTCGTAACTTAGAATTTGTTGGCAGTGATTCAAGTAAAAATGATACTGTTTGTATTCATAAAGATGAAAAGGACTTGCCATTTACTGATCAGTACAACATATGTCTTAAATTATCTGGCCAGTTTATGAAGGAGGGAAACACTCAGATTAAAGAAGGTTTGTCAGATTTAACTTTTTTGGAAGTCATGAAAGCTCAAGAAACATGTCATGGTAATACTTCAAATAAAGAACAGTTAACTGCTACTAAAACAgagcaaaatataaaagattttgaGACTTTTGATATATCTTTTCAGACTGCAAGTGGGAAAAATATTAGTGTCACCAAAGAGTCatttaataaaattgtaaatttctttgaTCCGAAACCAGAAGAATTGCATAACTTTTCCTTAAATTCTAAATTACATTCTGacataagaaagaacaaaatggacATTCTAAGTCATGAGGAAACAGacacagttaaaaacaaaatactgaaagaaagtGTCCCAGTTGGTACTGGAAATCAACTAGTGACCTTCCAGGAACGACCCCAAGGTGATGAAAAGATCAAAGAACCTACTCTGTTGGGTTTTCATACAGCTAGtgggaaaaaagttaaaattacaaaGGAATCTTTGGACAAAGTGAAAAATCTTTTTGATGAAAAAGAGCAAGGTACTAGTGAAATCACCAGTTTTAGCCATCAATGGGCAAAGACCCTAAAGTACAGAGAGGCTTGTAAAGACCTTGAATTAGCGTGTGAAACAGTTGAGATCACAACTGCCCCAAAGTGTAAAGAAATGCAGAATTCTCTCAATAATGATAAAAACCTTGTTTCTATTGAGACTGTGGTGCCACCTAAGCTGTTAAGTGATCATT
This genomic window from Macaca fascicularis isolate 582-1 chromosome 17, T2T-MFA8v1.1 contains:
- the BRCA2 gene encoding breast cancer type 2 susceptibility protein isoform X2 — encoded protein: MSIGSKERPTFFEIFKTRCNKADLGPISLNWFEELSSEAAPYNSEPAEDSEHKNNNYEPNLFKTPQRKPSYNQLASTPIIFKDQGLTLPLYQSPVKELDTFRLDLGRNVPSSKHKSLRTVKAEMHQADDVTCPLLNSCLSESPVVLQCTHVTPQRDKSVVCGSLFHTPKFVKGRQTPKHISESLGAEVDPDMSWSSSLATPPTLSSTVLIVRNEEASETLFPHDTTANVKSSFSNHDKSLKKNDRCIPSVTDSENTNQREATSHRFGRTLGNSFKVNSCKDHIGKSMPNVLEDEVYETVVDTSEEDSFSLCFSKCRTGNLQKVRTSKTRKKIFHEANADECEKSKNQVKEKYSFVSEMESSDTDPLDSNVANQKPFESGSDKISKEVVPSLACEWSQLTLSGLNGTQMEKIPLLHISSCDQNNSEKDLLNTENERKKDFLTSENSLPHISSLPKSEKPLNEETVVNKRDEEQHLESHRDYILAVKQAVSETSPMASSFQGIKKSIFRIRESPKETFNASFSGHVTDPNFKKETEASESGLEIHTVCSRKDDSLCPNSIDNGSWPAATTQTSVASKNAGLISTLKKKTNKFIYAIRDETSYQGKKIPKDQKSELMNCSAQFEANAFEAPLTFANADSGLFHSSVKRSCSQNYSEEPTLSLTSSFGTILRKCSRNETCSSNNTIISQDLDYKEAKCNKEKLQLFITPEAHSLSFLQEGQYENDPKSRKVSDIKEEVLAAAHHPVQHSKAEYSDTDFQSQKSPLYDHENASTLILTPTSKDVLSNLVMISRGKESYKMSDELKGNNYESDFELTKNIPMEKNQDVCALSENSKHVELLPPEKYIRVASPSRKVQFNQNTNLRVIQKDQEETTLIPKITVNPDSEELFSDNENNFVFQVANERNNFALGNTKELHETDLTCVNEPIFKNSTMVLYADIGDKQATQVSIKKDLDSSNIVYDLAEENKNSVKQHLKMTLGQDLQPDILNIDKIPDKNNDCMDKWAGPLDPISNHSFGGTFRTASNKEIKVSEHNIKKSKMFFKDIEEQYPTSLACDEIVNTLALDNQKKLSKPQSINTVSAHLQSSVVVSDCKNSHITPQMSFSKQDFNSNHNLTPSQKAEITELSTILEESGSQFEFTQFRKPSYILQKNTFEVPENQVTILNTTSEENIEAGLVIMNAPSIGQVDSSKQFEGTVGIKQKFAGLLKNDCNKSASGYLTDENEVEFRGFYSAHGVKLNVSTEALQKAVKLFSDIENISEETSAEVDPISLSSSKFHDSVVSMFKIENHNDKTVSGKNKCQLILQNNIEMTTGTFVEEITENYKINTENEDNKYTAASRNSRNLEFVGSDSSKNDTVCIHKDEKDLPFTDQYNICLKLSGQFMKEGNTQIKEGLSDLTFLEVMKAQETCHGNTSNKEQLTATKTEQNIKDFETFDISFQTASGKNISVTKESFNKIVNFFDPKPEELHNFSLNSKLHSDIRKNKMDILSHEETDTVKNKILKESVPVGTGNQLVTFQERPQGDEKIKEPTLLGFHTASGKKVKITKESLDKVKNLFDEKEQGTSEITSFSHQWAKTLKYREACKDLELACETVEITTAPKCKEMQNSLNNDKNLVSIETVVPPKLLSDHLCRQTENFKTSKSIFLKVKVHENAEKETAKSPATCYTNQSPYSVIENSALAFYTSCSRKRSVSQTSLLEAKQWLREGIFDDQPERINTADYVGNSLYENNSKNTIAESDKNHPSEKQDTTINNSSMSNSYSYLSDEVYSDSGYLSKSKLDSGIEPVLKKVEDQKNTSFSKVISSVKDANTYPQTVNEGICVEELVTSSSPCKNKNAAIKLSISNCNNFEVGPPAFSTASGKIICVSHETIKKVKEIFTDSFGKVIKENNENKSNICQTKIVAGCYEALDDSEDIFHNSLDSDECSMHSHKVFADIQSEEILQHNQNMSGLEQVSKMSPFDVSLETSDICKCSIGKLPKSVPSTNTCGIFSTASGKSVQVSDASLQKARQVFSEIEDSTKQVFSKVLFKSNEHSDQLTREENTTIHTPKHLISSQKDFSHNVVNSSAFSGFSTASGKQVSISESSLHKVKGMLEEFDIIRTEHSLHYSPTSRQNVSKILPCVDKRTPEHCVNSEMEKACSKEFNLSNNFNVEGGSSENNHSIKVSPSLSQFKQDKQQLVLGTKVSLVENIHVLGKEQASPENVKMEIGKTEAFSDVLVKTNIEVCSTYSKDSENYFETEAVEIAKAFMEDGELTDSELPSHATHSLFTCPQNEEMVLSNSRIGKRRGEALISAGEPPIKRNLLNEFDRIIENQEKSLKPSKSTPDDGVLLLLPRLECSDTISADLYFHLLGSRDSPASASRVAGITGTIKDRRLFMHHVSLEPITCVPFCTTKERQEIQNPNFTAPGQEFLSKSHLYEHLTLEKSSSNLAVSGHPFYQVSATRNEKMRHLITTGKPTKVFIPPFKTKSHFHRDEQCVRNINLEENKQKQNIDGHGSGDSKNKINDNEIHQFNKNNSNQAATVIFTKCEEEPLDLITSLQNARDIQDMRIKKKQRQRIFPQPGSLYLAKTSTLPRISLKAAVGGQVPSACSHKQESLWAGKGIQLADGGWLIPSNDGKAGKEEFYRALCDTPGVDPKLISRIWVYNHYRWIIWKLAAMECAFPKEFANRCLSPERVLLQLKYRQV